The Myxococcales bacterium genomic sequence CAGACACACGATGTTGGCGAGGTTCAGGCTGCGGACCGCGCCCCTCATGGGGACCGTCACCCTGCGCTCCGGGTACTCCGCGAGCAGATTTTCTGGCAGCCCCTTTGACTCGCAGCCGAAAACCAATACATCGTCCGCTTCGAAATCGACTGCAAACAGGGACTCGCCCCCCCGAGCTGTGAATAATCTCAGGCGCTCTTTTAGCGGTCGATTCGAATTTGCGCTGAGTTCTTCCTGCAGGGCCTGCCAACTCGCGTGGACAAGCATGTCGACGTCGGGCCAGTAGTCGAGACCGGCGCGCTTGAGGTGCCGGCTGTCCAGACTGAAACCGATCGGCTCGACCAGATGCAGGCGAAGATCGACCGCTGCGGCGAGGCGAGCCGTGCTGCCGGTGTTTTGCGGGATCTCCGGATGGACGAGGACAATTTCCATAGCGAGATTCTTGTTTCCGACCCGCGCTGTTTACCCCGCGCCTATTTACGCAGTCGGCCGTCCAGGGATTCGAGTCCCTGCTCGAGGCGCTTCAGGAACTTTGCCTGATCCTTGTCGGTCAGGGTCTTCTTTTCGGAATGAAGAAGCACGTGGTAGGCCAGGCTCTTGCGGCCCTCGCCGATGTTGTCACCGAGATAGACATCGAAGAGTTCGGCGCTCATCACTTGACCCTTGCCCGCCTGTTCGATCGTTTTGACCAGTTCCGCGGCCTGGGTCGACTCGGGGAGTTCGACCGCGACATCAACCTTGACCGCCGGAAAGCGTGGGATGGGCCGATAGTCCGGACCTCGGTCTTCCGCGAGCAAGAGATGATCGATGGAGATTTCGGCAACGGCGGTGTCGCTGGTGAGTTCTCCGGTGAGCCCGAGATCGCGCGCCATGCCGGGTTCAAGGCTTGCGAGGTGCAGCGCGGTGCCGTCTACGTTCTTGAACACGGCGGACAGCGCACGGGCGGGGTGCGCCCAGGCGGGGGCGTCTTCGGCCGGTTGATAGCTCGGGGCCGCCAGGCCGAGGTGTCCCAGCAGGTCGTCGACGATGCCGTACAGCCGAGCGAACGCGTTGTCGTCGAACGCGGCTTGCTTGTTCGGCATCGGCGCCATCAGAACCAGGGCCACGCGATGAACTTCCCGGGGTTCGCCGCGTTCGTTGGCGACTTCGGGGTGATAGCCCTTGCCGATTTCGAAAAGACGCACGTCCTCTCGTTGGCGGCGATTGTTTTCGAGGGTTCCGAGCAGGGAGGGCAGAATGCTGCGCCGCATGCGGGCTGCGGCCTGATCGATCGGGTTCACGATGCGAACGTGGGGCGTATCGCTCTCTCCGAGTAGTTCGACCATCGAGTCGGGGATGAACGAGTAGCTCATGACCTCGTTGAAGCGCGCACTGCCGGCGAGTCGGTCCTGGATCTTGCGCACCATCAGGCGCCGCAAGTCGCGCTGGGGCGGAGCGATCTCCGCGACCAATGCGCGCTCGGGCA encodes the following:
- a CDS encoding tRNA (cytidine(34)-2'-O)-methyltransferase, producing MEIVLVHPEIPQNTGSTARLAAAVDLRLHLVEPIGFSLDSRHLKRAGLDYWPDVDMLVHASWQALQEELSANSNRPLKERLRLFTARGGESLFAVDFEADDVLVFGCESKGLPENLLAEYPERRVTVPMRGAVRSLNLANIVCLGAYAALHRTDGLDRFEFGEFENEA